TCACCGTCAAGCCCGGCTCCGAGTCGAAGGTCGCGGAGATCCTCGCCGGATACGCGCCGCCCCAGGCCCGCGTCGACGACTCCACCCGACTGCGCCGCACGACGCTGTTCATGCACGGCAACAGAGTCGTCCGCACCGTCGAGGTGGAGGGCGACCTGCAGACGGCGCTGCGCCACGTCTCGCGTCAGCCGGAGGTGCGGGCGGTCGAGGAAGCCCTCAATCCGCACCTGGAACTGAGCAGGGATCTGACCGACCCCGCGTCCGCTCGGGCCTTCTTCATCCGAGCGGCCATGCCGGCCGTGCACCATGTGGCGCGTGGCGGACCCGAGCCGGCCGGACTGCTGCGTCACGCGCTGTACTACCCGGCCCTGGAAGGCTGCGGGATGGCGCTGGCGCGGCTGCTCTCCCAGCAGGACGAGGCCGCCGCGGACGATCCTGCGAGCCCCGTGCACCGCAGCACCGTCTTCCACCGGGACGACCTGGTCGTCCGTCTCATCGACACGCGGGACCCCGAGACCGATCCGGTCAGGGCGGTCGGCATCCATGGCACCAGGAAGGCCGCCGTGCTGGCCCGCCTGCTCGACGGCGGAGCACTCGGCGTGGAAGGACCGCTCTCGAGCGAACGGGACGCCACCCGCCTCCTGGCGCACACCGAGATGACGCTGATCACCGATCGCAAGGCCGCCGAGTCCTGACAGCCCATGGACGGCACCGCCCATGACCACCCACCTCACCGACCGATCTGGAGACGGACCAATGGACAAGACGTGCCCGCGCATCGTGGACATCAGCGAGACCGAGCCCAACCGCAGGCGTGGTGGCGATCTGCGCACCCTGCTCACGCCCCTCACGGTGGGGGCCACGAGCGGGTTCATGGGCCTGGCCATCATGCAGCCGGGTGAACGCATCAGCGAGCACTACCACCCGTACTCCGAGGAGTTCGTGTACGTCGTCCAGGGCGAGCTGGAGGTCGACCTGGACGACGAGACACGCCCTGTCCGAGCCGACCAGGGCCTCATGATCCCCATCGGCATGCGGCACCGCTTCCGCAACGTCGGTGACGTGGAGGCCAGGATGGTCTTCCACCTGGGTCCGCTGGCGCCGAAGCCGAGCCTCGGCCACGTCGACACGGAGACCACGGAGGGGAACGGGAGCGCCGAACCGTACCCGGCCGTGCAGGGGGACGGCGCGCAGCCCGAACGACGGGAGGTCCCCTCGTGACCCGGCGGGTGGCGGTCACCGGTATCGGCGTCGTCGCCCCCGGTGGGATCGGCGTACCGGCGTTCTGGGACCTTCTTTCCAACGGCCGTACCGCGACGCGCGGCATCACCCTGTTCGATCCCGAGGGGCTGCGATCGCGCATCGCGGCCGAGTGCGACTTCGACCCGCTCGCGCACGGGCTGGATCCCGGGCTGGTCGAACGCGCCGACCGGTACATCCAGTTCGCCATAGTCGCCGCGGCGGAGGCGGTGGCCGACTGCGGCATCGAGTTCGGCGCAGAGGACCCCTGGCGGGTGGCCGTCTCGCTCGGCAGCGCCGTGGGCGGCACGACCCGCCTGGAGCACGACTACGTCCTGGTCAGCGAACGAGGACAACGCTGGGACGTCGACCACCGCGCCGCCGGCCCGCAGCTGCACCGGGCGTTCTCGCCCAGCACACTGGCCTCAGACGTCGCCGAGTACTTCGGCGCCCAGGGGCCGGTGCAGACCGTGTCGACCGGCTGCACCTCCGGACTCGACGCGGTGGGCTACGGCTTCCACACGATCGAGGAAGGCCGCGCCGACATCTGTATCGCCGGAGCGTCGGACTCCCCGATCTCCCCGATCACCATGGCCTGCTTCGACGCCATCAGGGCGACGTCGCCGAACAACGACGACCCGGCGCACGCCTCCCGGCCCTTCGACGCCCACCGCGACGGATTCGTCATGGGTGAGGGCTCCGCGGTGCTGGTCCTGGAGGAGCTCGAACACGCCCGTGCCCGCGGCGCGCACGTCTACTGCGAGATCGGCGGCTACGCCACGTTCGGCAACGCCTACCACATGACCGGACTGACCAGCGAGGGCCTGGAGATGGCCAGGGCCATCGACACCGCGCTCGGCCAGGCCCGCCTGGACCCCTCACGCATCGACTACGTCAACGCGCACGGCTCGGGCACCCGCCAGAACGACCGTCACGAGACCGCCGCGGTCAAACGGTCCCTGGGCGCCCACGCCTACGACACGCCCATGAGTTCGATCAAGTCCATGGTGGGCCACTCGCTCGGTGCGATCGGCGCGATCGAGGTCGTCGCCTGCGTGCTGGCCATGACCCACCAGGTGGTCCCGCCGACGGCGAACTACGAGACCCCGGACCCCGAGTGCGACCTGGACTACGTACCGCGCACCGCACGCCCGCACAAGCTCGACAACGTGCTCTCCGTGGGCAGCGGCTTCGGCGGGTTCCAGTCCGCGGTGCTCCTGACGGGGCCGGGCGGGAGGAAACGATGAGTGCTCAGCTGACCCGGCGCACGGCCATCACCGGGATCGGTGTGGTCGCGCCCAACGGACTGCATACGGAGACCTACTGGAAGTCCGTCAAGGAGGGCTTGTTCGTACTCGACCGGATCACCCGGGAGGGCTGCGGGCACCTTCCGCTCCGCGTCGCCGGCGAGGTGCGGGGGTTCGATCCCTCGGCACTCATCGAGGAGACCTTCCTCGTCCAGACCGACCGGTTCAGCCACTTCGCGATGGCCGCCGCCAGCGCGGCCATGAAGGACGCGGGACTGAGCGACGCCGCCGCCGACTCCCCGTACTCCGTCGGTGTGGTCACCGCTGCCGGATCCGGTGGCGGTGAGTTCGGCCAGCGGGAGCTGCAGAGGCTGTGGGGTCAGGGGTCCCGCTTCGTCGGCCCCTACCAGTCCATCGCCTGGTTCTACGCGGCCAGCACCGGCCAGATATCGATCCGCAGCGGTTTCAAGGGTCCCTGCGGCGTGGTCGCGAGCGACGAGGCCGGGGGCCTGGACGCCGTCGCGCACGCCGCCCGGACCGTGGGCCGGGGAACCGACGTGGTCGTGGCCGGGGCGGCCGAGGCGCCGCTCGCACCGTACTCGATGGTCTGTCAGCTCGGATACCCGGAACTCAGCACGGTCGAGGACCCGGCGCGGGCCTATCGTCCCTTCACCTCGTCGGCCTGCGGCTTCGTGCCGGCCGAGGGCGGTGCCGTGCTGGTCGTCGAGGACGTGGACCGGGCACGCCGCCGCGACGCGGCCGTCCGCGCCGTCGTGGCGGGACATGCGGCCACGTTCACCGGCGCCTCGCGCTGGGACCGCTCACGCGAGGGACTCGCCCACGCGATCCGCGGCGCCCTCGACGAGGCCGGCTGCGCACCGGAGGAGATAGACGTGGTCTTCGCCGACGCGATGGGTTCCCCGGAGGCGGACCGTGCCGAGGTCCTCGCCCTGACCGACGCCCTCGGCCCGCACGGCACCCGCGTGCCCGTCACGGCCCCCAAGACCGGCATCGGCCGGTCCTACTGCGGGGCACCTCTGCTGGACGTCGCGGCAGCGGTGATGACCATGGAACAAGGGCAGATCCCGCCCACGCCCAACGTCTTCGACATCTGCCACGACATCGACCTGGTGACCTCGACGGCGCGCCCGGCCGAGTTGAGCACGGCCCTGGTCCTCAGCCGTGGACTCATGGGCTCCAACGCGGCGCTGGTACTGCGCCGCGACCCGGGCCCGGCCGCCCGGTGAAGCCCACCGCACCCGTACGACAAGGAGAACGCGCATGAACAGTGAAGTGACCCTCGAAGAGCTGGCCGCGCTGATGAAGAAGGCCGCCGGCGTCACCGTCGACCCGCACGACCTCGAAGCCCGGATCGACACTCCCTTCGCCGAGTTCGGACTGGACTCACTCGGCCTCCTCGGCATCGTCGGCGAGCTGGAGAACCGGCACGCCCGGGCGCTCCCCACCGACGCGGAACGGTGCAAGACCCCCCGCGACTTCCTCGACCTCGTCAACAGCACCCTCATGTCAGGAGCCTGAAGTGGCAGGACACACCGAGAACGAGATCACCATCGCCGCACCCCTCGACCTGGTCTGGGACATGACCAACGACATCGAGAGATGGCCGCAGCTGTTCAGCGAGTACGCGGCCGCCGAGGTGCTGTCCCGGCAGGGCGACACGGTGACCTTCCGCCTGACCATGCACCCCGACGAGAACGGCAAGGTGTGGAGCTGGGTGTCGGAACGGACCACCGACCGCGAGAAGCTCACCGTCCGGGCACGCCGCGTCGAACCCGGCCCGTTCGAGTTCATGAACATCCGGTGGGAGTACGAGGAGACCCCCGACGGCACCCGGATGCGCTGGACGCAGGACTTCGCCATGAAGCCCGACGCGCCCGTCGACGACGCCGGGATGACGGACATCATCAACCGCAACTCGCCCGTCCAGATGGCCCTCATCCGTGACCGCATCGAGCAGGCCGCCGGCGAGCGGCGGACCGCGCCCGTCTCGCCCGCCTGAACGACGCCGCCGCGTAAGGAGACCTCATGCACCACGCCCTGATCGTCGCCCGGATGGCCCCGCAGTCGGCTCCGGACATCGCCGAGGTCTTCGCGGCCTCCGACCGCGGCGACCTGCCCCGCCTCGTCGGGGTGACCCAGCGTTCCCTCTTCCAGTTCGGCGATGTGTACATGCACTTCATCGAGGCCGAGCAGGACCCGGGCCCCGCCATCGCACGGGTGGCCGGGCACCCCGAGTTCCTCGACATCAGCAGGAGGCTCGAGGCGCACGTCAGCCCGTACGACCCGCAGACCTGGCGGAGTCCGAAGGACGCGATGGCGCAGTGCTTCTACCACTGGGAGAGGGACCCGGCCCCGGCCACCCGGTAAAGCAGCGGAAGAAAGGCCGCTGCCCGCGCGGACGAAGCGCGGGCAGCGGCCTTTCTTCTCGTGCGTGCTGTTCTTTTCTCGTGCGTGCGGCCGTGCGTGCGGCTACGAGGAGGTGTGGTCCAGTTCCGGCAGCAGACGCAGCGCGTTGTCCCGGTTGATGCCCCGGAGCTGCTCCGGTGAGAGGGAGGGATCGCTGTCCAGCGCAGGTGCCGCGATGTCGGCGACGACCTGTGCGGGCGTGGGCGGCCAGTCCGTGCCGAAGAGGATGCGGCCGGGGTCCACCGTGGCCAGCAGAGTGGGCGTGGAGGACGGAGACATGGGGCCCGCCGTGTCGAAGTAGAACCGGTGCAGGTAGTCACGGACCCTGCCCGGCTCGATCTCGGGGGTGAGGTGCCCGCCGAAGAGTTCGAGCCTGGTGGCGATGTACGGAAGGAAGCCTCCTCCGTGAGGAAGGACGAAGCTGAGGTTCGGGTAGCGGTCCAGCGTGCCGTTTTTGATCAGGTTGACGGCCGCACGTGTGGTGTCCATGAGGAAGTCGCACAGGAAGGGCGGCATCCCCGGCAGTCCGGGACCGCCGCCCTTGCCGGCCGGCACTTCCATGGGGTGCGTACTGATCACGGCGGACCGGTCGTTCAGCTCCCGCAGGAGGCGGTCGTGGGAGTCGTCGCCCAGATAGACACCGTCCATGCTCGTTCTGGTACTCACCCCTACGGCGCCGAGCTCGTCGAGTCCGTAACGGAGGCTCCACCGGGAGAGTTCCAGGTCGTCGAGGAACACCGGGGTGAAGAAGGCGAAGCGTGCGGGACGTTCCGCGACGACATCGGCCGCTGCCCGCAGGGCGATCCGCGCGCTCTCCTGGCGCTGCGCGCGCTCGCTGAACCGTCCGAGCATCGCGACGGTCATGACGGCGGTGCTGATGCCCGTCTTGTCCATGACTTCCAGGGCCGCGTTCATGTCCCAGTGTGTCCACCAGGGCAGCTTTCCGCGGTCGACGACGCCGCGTTCCTCGGCCCAGTCCAGCCAGGCCGGCGCGGTGAAATGGTGGTGGACGTCCACTCGGCCCGCGACGGGGCCGTCTTCGAATGTCATTGGCGTGTCCTCGGTGTGGGGTGATGAGGGGTGTTCAGTCGCGACAGAGCACGGTCCGCAGCACGTTCGTCAGCGCCCCGTCCGCAGACGGCATGCCGGTGTGCGCGCGCCATGCGACGAAACCGTCCGGGCGCACGAGGACGGCACCGTCCTCGGCCGTGCCGTGCAGCGCCGCCCAGTCGGCATCCGGCTCGGGAGCCAGGTCGTGGTCAGGGCCGTCTCCCACGAGATACGCCTCGACCGGTACGCCCAGATTCCGGGAGGCCTGCTCCGCCGCGCGGCGCCACTCCTGGCCCGCGGGCCCGGCGAGCAGGACGAAGGAACGCTCGTACAGATCCAGAGTGGAGATCCTGGCGCCGTCTCTCCTGACCCACATGTGGGGCGCGCGCGTGCCCGGCTCTCCGCCGAGCCGGAAGGCTTCCGGGACGACCGGCAGCTGAGGGGAGTCCCCCACCACGGCGTTCGACGCGTACCGGTAGCAGAGCGCGACCGTCATGAGGTCCGCCGGGTTGTCGTTGCGTCCCGCTGCCGGACTGAATCCGGGGTGCTCCTCCTCGGCTGCCTGCTGGGAGGCGCGTGTGCTCGTCGTGACGGCGACGGGCCGGCGTTCGCACTCGTAGGTGTCGAGCAGCTGCGGGCCGGCCCATCCGCGGAGTACCGCAGCGAGTTTCCAGGCGAGGTTGTGAGCGTCCTGGATTCCGGTGTTGGAGCCGAACGCCCCGGTGGGCGGCATTTCATGCGCTGAGTCTCCGGCCAGAAAGACCCGGCCCTGCCGGTAACTGTCCGCGACCCGCTTCGCCGCATGCCAAGGGGCCTTTCCCGTGATCTCGACATCAACGTCCGGCACGCCGACGGCCGCGCGGATATGTGCCGCGCAGCGCTCGTTGCCGAAGTCCTCCAGGGACTCGCCTCGATCAGGGAACCAAGGGATATGGGCGACCCATCGCTCCTCGTTGTCCACGGGCAGCAGGGCGCTTTCCCCCTGTGGGTCGGTGATATAGCAGACGATGAAGCGCTTCGGTCCGACGTATTCCTTGAGTGCCTTGCTCCGGAACGTGACACTGATGTTGTGGAACAGAGCACCGGGCCCCGACTGGCCGATTCCCAGGTGTGTGCGAACGGGGCTTCTGGGGCCGTCGGCAGCCACCAGGAAATCGGCGTTCACGGTATACGTCTCACCGGTTTCCCGGCTTATGACCTGGGCCTGGACTCCGCCTTCGTCCTGGGTGAAGGAAAGCAGCTCCGTACCGAAGCGGATGTCTCCGCCCCGGCGGGCGCGGCCCAGCAGGACCGGCTCCAGGTCGTTCTGGCTGCACAGGCACCAGTTCGAAGAGCTGATGCGGGAGACGTCCATGCCTGCGGAGATGTCCTCGATGATCCAGCGGCGCTGGCCCCCGGTGAGGGTGTCCACCTGGAGCACACCGTCGTTTCCGGCGAGAGCGAAGGCCGCCTCCCGCACGCTCTGCTCGAGTCCGGCGGTCCGGAAGATCTCCATGGTGCGCACGTTGTTCCCACGGCCGCGCGGGTGCGTCGATGTCTCGGCATGCCGCTCCACGAGCATGTGCTCGATTCCGAGACGCCCCAGGAAAACGGAGGTGGAAAGACCCACCAGGGACCCACCTACGATGAGAACTGGTACAGATTCCACTCCGCGTCCGCTCACTGGTTTCCCCGTCCTCCGGCGACTGCCCAGCCCGGTAAACGGTGGACTGGCCCGTCCATGATGTTTACCAAGCAGGACTTGAGCGCGCGATCCGAGGCGCCCTGGGGTACGCCGGCCGGGTAATCGGAGCGATTTTTCACAGATCCTGCGGCGCTCGAACTCATATGGCCCAGCAGCGTTTGCGGCACAGTGCCGACCGGGAAAACGTGTGACCGAACCGACGGAACTGCCGACCCCCGGGACCAGCCATGACGCAAGCGTTCGCATCCGAGGAAATGTCGTCCGAAGAGGCCGCCGCCGCGGCCTCCGCCTGTAGCCGGGAGTTTCGGGCCAACCCGCATCCCGTTTACGCTGCGCTCAGGGAGACGGCGCCCGTATGCCCGCTGTCGCCACCTCACGGGGTCGACACGTACCTCATCACCCGGTACGACGACGCCCGTGCCGCCTTGGCCGACCCCCGGCTGAGCAAGGACATGTACGGCGCCATCGACGCCTATCACCGCATCTTCGGAGACTCGTCGATCGCGCTGGACGACAACATGCTCTTCTCGGACCCTCCGAAGCACACCAGGCTCCGGAGGATCGTCGGCAGTACCTTCACCCCCAAGAGGGTGGAGTCGCTGCGTCAGCGGGTCCAGGAGATCACTGACGAGCTGCTGGACCGGTGCCCGGCGT
This region of Streptomyces caelestis genomic DNA includes:
- a CDS encoding beta-ketoacyl-[acyl-carrier-protein] synthase family protein; protein product: MTRRVAVTGIGVVAPGGIGVPAFWDLLSNGRTATRGITLFDPEGLRSRIAAECDFDPLAHGLDPGLVERADRYIQFAIVAAAEAVADCGIEFGAEDPWRVAVSLGSAVGGTTRLEHDYVLVSERGQRWDVDHRAAGPQLHRAFSPSTLASDVAEYFGAQGPVQTVSTGCTSGLDAVGYGFHTIEEGRADICIAGASDSPISPITMACFDAIRATSPNNDDPAHASRPFDAHRDGFVMGEGSAVLVLEELEHARARGAHVYCEIGGYATFGNAYHMTGLTSEGLEMARAIDTALGQARLDPSRIDYVNAHGSGTRQNDRHETAAVKRSLGAHAYDTPMSSIKSMVGHSLGAIGAIEVVACVLAMTHQVVPPTANYETPDPECDLDYVPRTARPHKLDNVLSVGSGFGGFQSAVLLTGPGGRKR
- a CDS encoding TcmI family type II polyketide cyclase, translating into MHHALIVARMAPQSAPDIAEVFAASDRGDLPRLVGVTQRSLFQFGDVYMHFIEAEQDPGPAIARVAGHPEFLDISRRLEAHVSPYDPQTWRSPKDAMAQCFYHWERDPAPATR
- a CDS encoding amidohydrolase family protein, with protein sequence MTFEDGPVAGRVDVHHHFTAPAWLDWAEERGVVDRGKLPWWTHWDMNAALEVMDKTGISTAVMTVAMLGRFSERAQRQESARIALRAAADVVAERPARFAFFTPVFLDDLELSRWSLRYGLDELGAVGVSTRTSMDGVYLGDDSHDRLLRELNDRSAVISTHPMEVPAGKGGGPGLPGMPPFLCDFLMDTTRAAVNLIKNGTLDRYPNLSFVLPHGGGFLPYIATRLELFGGHLTPEIEPGRVRDYLHRFYFDTAGPMSPSSTPTLLATVDPGRILFGTDWPPTPAQVVADIAAPALDSDPSLSPEQLRGINRDNALRLLPELDHTSS
- a CDS encoding acyl carrier protein, which translates into the protein MNSEVTLEELAALMKKAAGVTVDPHDLEARIDTPFAEFGLDSLGLLGIVGELENRHARALPTDAERCKTPRDFLDLVNSTLMSGA
- a CDS encoding ketosynthase chain-length factor codes for the protein MSAQLTRRTAITGIGVVAPNGLHTETYWKSVKEGLFVLDRITREGCGHLPLRVAGEVRGFDPSALIEETFLVQTDRFSHFAMAAASAAMKDAGLSDAAADSPYSVGVVTAAGSGGGEFGQRELQRLWGQGSRFVGPYQSIAWFYAASTGQISIRSGFKGPCGVVASDEAGGLDAVAHAARTVGRGTDVVVAGAAEAPLAPYSMVCQLGYPELSTVEDPARAYRPFTSSACGFVPAEGGAVLVVEDVDRARRRDAAVRAVVAGHAATFTGASRWDRSREGLAHAIRGALDEAGCAPEEIDVVFADAMGSPEADRAEVLALTDALGPHGTRVPVTAPKTGIGRSYCGAPLLDVAAAVMTMEQGQIPPTPNVFDICHDIDLVTSTARPAELSTALVLSRGLMGSNAALVLRRDPGPAAR
- a CDS encoding SchA/CurD-like domain-containing protein, coding for MNTSTYTSQSAFDGSRLRVILLVDLHEGAQQRFLDAYEHMRSRVASVPGHLGDQLCQSVENPSQWLITSEWATAPPYLAWVNSEEHLETVRPMQDCVRDIRSMRYTVIRETGGTHRPTAQATDAVQGPVRVGDGVTRHALTFTVKPGSESKVAEILAGYAPPQARVDDSTRLRRTTLFMHGNRVVRTVEVEGDLQTALRHVSRQPEVRAVEEALNPHLELSRDLTDPASARAFFIRAAMPAVHHVARGGPEPAGLLRHALYYPALEGCGMALARLLSQQDEAAADDPASPVHRSTVFHRDDLVVRLIDTRDPETDPVRAVGIHGTRKAAVLARLLDGGALGVEGPLSSERDATRLLAHTEMTLITDRKAAES
- a CDS encoding SRPBCC family protein, whose translation is MAGHTENEITIAAPLDLVWDMTNDIERWPQLFSEYAAAEVLSRQGDTVTFRLTMHPDENGKVWSWVSERTTDREKLTVRARRVEPGPFEFMNIRWEYEETPDGTRMRWTQDFAMKPDAPVDDAGMTDIINRNSPVQMALIRDRIEQAAGERRTAPVSPA
- a CDS encoding FAD-dependent oxidoreductase codes for the protein MSGRGVESVPVLIVGGSLVGLSTSVFLGRLGIEHMLVERHAETSTHPRGRGNNVRTMEIFRTAGLEQSVREAAFALAGNDGVLQVDTLTGGQRRWIIEDISAGMDVSRISSSNWCLCSQNDLEPVLLGRARRGGDIRFGTELLSFTQDEGGVQAQVISRETGETYTVNADFLVAADGPRSPVRTHLGIGQSGPGALFHNISVTFRSKALKEYVGPKRFIVCYITDPQGESALLPVDNEERWVAHIPWFPDRGESLEDFGNERCAAHIRAAVGVPDVDVEITGKAPWHAAKRVADSYRQGRVFLAGDSAHEMPPTGAFGSNTGIQDAHNLAWKLAAVLRGWAGPQLLDTYECERRPVAVTTSTRASQQAAEEEHPGFSPAAGRNDNPADLMTVALCYRYASNAVVGDSPQLPVVPEAFRLGGEPGTRAPHMWVRRDGARISTLDLYERSFVLLAGPAGQEWRRAAEQASRNLGVPVEAYLVGDGPDHDLAPEPDADWAALHGTAEDGAVLVRPDGFVAWRAHTGMPSADGALTNVLRTVLCRD
- a CDS encoding cupin domain-containing protein → MDKTCPRIVDISETEPNRRRGGDLRTLLTPLTVGATSGFMGLAIMQPGERISEHYHPYSEEFVYVVQGELEVDLDDETRPVRADQGLMIPIGMRHRFRNVGDVEARMVFHLGPLAPKPSLGHVDTETTEGNGSAEPYPAVQGDGAQPERREVPS